The window ACTCGTAGGCGGTGATGAGGTCCGGCTGTGCGGTGACCAGGTCGTGCTCACTCACCTGGGTCACCACGTACTTGTGGAACCAGTCGGTGTACTCGCCCTTGCCGTCCGCGGTGCTGTTCACGACCGGGAAGCAGCGGGTGCCGTTGGTGTGGGGGTCCGGGAAGTCCCCGGTGTCGCACTCACCACCGGCGTAGCGGATGTCGGTCTGGGAGCCGCTCTCGGTGAGGATCTTCGTGATCCGCCACTTCAGCATGGGGGCGAAGCCGTCGTCCTGGGTGTCGACCCTGTTCTCGAGCTGGGTGCCGCCGAACTCCAGCGTGGGCATGGAGGCGGTGTCGCCCACGTGGCCGGTGTGGGTGATCGACTGCAACCACAGGTCCGGCGGGGTGCCGTCGCCGTTCGCGGGGTAGACGTGTTCCAGCTCCCAGGAGTCGACGTTGTCGTAGGCGGAGCCGTCGTGGACCTGGGTGGTGATGGAGTCCAGCTTCTTGCGGGTCCAGAAGGTCGGGGAGAGTTTGTTGGTGCAGTTCTGCCCCTGCGCGCAGTGCCGGTCGAAGGGGGCGTCCGGCCAGTGTCTGGCGTTGCCGCTGGTGAACTTGTCCTCGGCGCAGTCGAAGCCGTCCGTGGGGATACAGCGCTCGCTGACCGCGAAGTTGACCCGGGCGGGAGCGGTGGCGTGGACGTCGTCGGAACGCAGACCGTAGTTGATACGGCGCAGGTATCCGCCCCGGTCGTAGACCGTGGGGGAGTTGGCCTGTCCGTTGCGGCCGTAGTAGTTGCGCTCCTTGGTGTACTGGTAGGTCATCACGTTGCCGTGCGCGTCCACCACGTAGTCCAGGTTCCACCGCCATGCCTGCTGGCACCAGGAGTTGGCGAAGCTGGAACCGTTGCAGGGCTGACCCGAGTTCCGGCCGAACACCGGCACCGTCCACGCCGAGTTCGTCTCGGCATCGCCGCTGCCGTAGCCGGGAAGCCGGTTCATCCCGAAGTAGTACTGGGTGCCGTCCGTGGTGGTGATGCGCCAGTACTCGCCGTCGTTGTCGCCGTTGGTGGTGCCGGTGAGCCGCTCGATGCGGGACGCGTCGTCGTGGCGCATCCGCCACGTCCCGTCCTCGTCCAGGAACATCTCGCCGGAGCGGCCGTTCAGCGAGAACGTGGCGTTGTGCCGGGACCAGCACAGGTCCCCGGTCTTGGCCGAGTCCGGTTGGCTGTCGGCGCAGGGAACGTACTTGCGCTCGATGAAGCCGGGGTTGTAGTCGAAGCCCTCACCGATCCAGGACGTCTGGTTGTTGGAGGAGGAGACCCTGCCGTCCACGGAGGCCGAGGAGTAGCCCAGTTCGATGCCCGGGGTCAGGTCACCGGCGACGGGGGGTGTGTCGACGGGGTAGCTCCAGGAGAAACTGCCAGTCTGGAGACCGACGTCCCAGCTCGACGTGGCGGACAGGTCGGTGGCCTGGTAGTCGCCTCGGGGGCCCTCCTCCTCTGCGGCCGCGGCCAGGAGCATGCCCTCTCCGCCCAGGGCGGGCACGGTCCCGCTGAGCGTCTGGGCGTCGGTGTCGTTGTCCGTGGTGAACGTGCGCGGAGCACGGTCCTGACACTCGACGGAGTCGTCGAGGAGACAGGTGTCGACCTCGACCAGGTCGAGGCGGCCCCCGTAGTCACCGCCGTAGGCGTTGGCGAAGTCGGAGTAGTCGACCGTCAGGTCGACCGGGCCGACACCGGTCTCGTCGTCGGTCCGGGTCACACGGAGAAGCAGCCCTTCGATCCCCGCTTCCTCGGCCGCAGAGCGGTCGAGGACCTCCACCTGGACGGATTCGACGCTGCTGACCGCCGGATCGGTTTCCTCCACCTCTTCGGGGGCGGATTCGGTTGTGTTCTCCGCTTCGGGTGCGCTGCCGGTTTCCGCTTCCGGCTCTGGGCTCTCCGGCTGTTCCTGCCCCGCGTCCGGACCCTCCTCAGAACGCGCGGGCGCGTCCCCCTGTTGCTGGGGGTCCTCCTCGTCCTCGGAAGCTCCGGTGTCGACGTAGTCCTCGGCTACTTCTTCAACCCACGTTTCTTGGACGTCGTCGGAGACCTGGGCGACCGTGACCAGGTCATCGACGACCTGGAGGTCAGTTCCGGGGTCGGTGAGCCCGGTCTCGCCGACGTCACCGGTCGGCCAACTGGCCTCCAGGGGCTCGGTCAGAGCGGCGTCAGTAGCCGCGTCCTCGGTCGAGGGCGCGTCGAGGGCCCCGGCGATGTCCTCGCCCGGAACGGACGCCTCGTCCTCCACCTCGGGGCGGGTGTTGAAGGTGAGCGAGGACGCGGGAGCGGCCTGGAGGAGGCTGCCGACCAGGACCAGAGTCGCGGCATAGGTCATCGGCCTCTTGATGAAACGGATGACACGGCTGTTGGCCATGGTGCGAGCTTGTGGACGCGAGGGCTTTTCCTGGTCCGGCTCGGGTGTTCTCGCAGCGGAGTTGGACGCGTTCGGGGGCAGGTCGGACACGGCGTGCCTTTCTGACAGCGGCCGAAGCACAAGGGGGATGAGGGCGAGGACGCGGGGGGGCGGTCTACCGCTTAGAGCCTGGGGACCGGCGCGATTCCTTCCCTGACTGCGAGGATCTCGTGTTCGTCGAACACGCCCTGGTACAGGAAGACGTCGCTGATGTCTCCGGCCCAGGCATCGGAGAGCTGCTGCTCGAAGCGTCCGCCGCCGATGACGACCGGACCGTTGGCGTGCCAGGCGTCAGGCACCTCGGCCGTGCCCTGCTCGACACCGTCGAGGTAGAAGGTGGTGGTCCGCGAGGTGTGGTCGTAGGTTCCGACCAGGTGGGTCCAACGTCCGAACTCGGCGTGCTGATCGGATCTCGCCCGGTGCCAACCCGAAGCTCCCGCGGTGTCCGAAGGCGGATTCTTCAGCATCCACTGGTGGGAATCTGCTGTGTACTGGTAGCCCAGGTAGAAGCCGCTGTGATGAACACCGTCCTGGGAGACCGCCGTGGAGTTGTGCCCGACCTCGTCCAGGCGGACCCATGCCGCGACGCTGTAACTGCGGTCGGTACGGATAGCCGGGCCTTCGGTCGTGATGCGTTCGGGGACGGCTGGGTTCAGGCTCACACCAGGAGCGAAGGTGACGTCGTTGAGGGCCTTGTTCCACGCGGTCAGGGGGTCGCCGTGCAGGGTTGCGCCAAGACCGTGGTCGGAGGAGTCCGCGGCGAGGGTGCCGTCGGTCTCGTCCAGTTGCCAGCGGCCTTCCAGCGCGATGGGGCGGTTGGCCAGGGTCCAGACCTCTGAACGCGCCTCGGTGTCCTCCCCCGTGACCTCGTCGGTGACCACACGGTCCCAGACCCGTACGTCGTCGATGGCTCCGGGCCAGGCGTCGTAGAACTGACCCCGGTACCTGGCACCTCCGATGACCAGGGGGCCTTGCGCGTTCCACGGGGACTCCTGGACCGCCTCGCCCTGACGTACTCCGTCGACGTAGAGGACGAGTTGACCGGTCTCTGGATCGTGGGTTCCCAGCAGGTGGGTCCACACCCCCGTCTCAGCGGGCTCGTTCGAGTAGACGCGCCGGGAGATACTGGTCTCGTCTCCGTCGAAGGGGGCCTGTTTGAACACCCAGTTGCCCTCGGCAGTGTGGTTGTAGCCGAGGTAGAAGCCGCTGTGCCGTTCACCGTCCTGGGACACGGCCGTGTGGTTGGCTGTGGCCTCGTCCAGACGCACCCACGCCGACACGGAGAACGCGCCACTGGTGTCGACCACCGGTGCGTCGGTACGGGCGTGGCCCCCGTCCGCCGTGGTCAGGCTGGTGCCTTCCAGCTGGTAGCGGCCCTGTCGGACACCGCCCACTCGGCCTCGAGTCCAACCGGTGTCACCACTGGCCGTGGCGGTCCTGTCCGGGTCCGCCGCGTCGACGGCGGTTCCCCCTGTGCCTTCGTCGAGAGTGAAGCGGGAGATCGGGGCGCTCGGGGGCGCGACCAGGAAGTAGTACGCGAGTTCGCACGGAGACGAGTTGCCGTAGGCGTCGACAGTGCTGGCGTAGATCATGTTCGCCCCGCTACGGCTGGGCGTGATCGGGATCGTGGCACTGGCCCCGGGCTCAGCGAGCTTCACCTCGGTCGTGCACGAGGTGTCATTGAGGCTGTAGTAGTACGAAGCCGCCTGTTCGACGCCGTTGTTGGAGAAGGTGAAGTCGCCGGTGCGTCCGGCGCTGCCGTGCAGCGCGTCGTCGGCCGGGTAGTCGGTGGAGGCCACGATGGGACCGGTGTCGGGCTTGGATGTGTCGATCTTGATCCAGCACCAGTCCGACCACGGGTAGCCCCACTCGGTCTCGTCGTGTGCGATCGCCCGGTATCCCAACACCTCGCCCTCGGGAAGTCCGGTGGCGGTCACCGCGCGTTCGGAGCCCTCAGGCCAGTAGCCCACGTCGGCGTAGGAGGAGTCGGCGTACTCACGCGGTTCGGTGCCGTTGACCCGCCACTCCACACGCAGCTTGAGCTTCTGGCCGCCCCAGGCGGCGCGCGCGTCGTAGTCGCGGACAGTGGCGCGGAACGTGACGGTGGTGTTGTTGATCAGTCGCGGGTTGTCCTGGTCCGTGGAGCACACTCCGCCCAGGGAGTCGGACATGCTGGAGGTGGCCACCTGGGAGGGCGTGTTGTTGTAGTTGATCACCAGCACGGGCGGCTTACCGTCGATGTCGATGCGCCGCCAGGCGGAGTTCGAGGTCTCGTCGCGTTCCTTCAGCCGCAGGTAGACGTAGGACTCGTCGTTGTCCGCGCCCCACTGGTAGGCCTCGGTGGCGTCGAACTCCGTACCTCGGTCGGACGGGCAGGCGGCCCAGCCATCCCTGATGTTCCGTGTGTCGAGCAGAGTCCTCGCGGTGGGTTGGTTGTTCCAGGTCGTCCTGTTCGTGAAGCGGTCCACTCGGTGCAGCTCCACGTAGGAGTTGCTGTTGCAGGTGGAGGCCCACTCCACCTCGACGCGCATCGTGGCCGAGTGGATCGTGGTGGTGTCCTGCTTGATGCGTCCCGGAACGGAGAACTGGAAGAACGCGCGGCGGGTGTACGTGCCGGTGTGGTCGGAGTAGCGGCCCACACCGACATTGTCGATCTTCTTGTTGTGGTTGGCCTGGTCCGGGTAGGCCTTGTCGACATAGGCCCAGTTGAGGCGGCTGGCGCTGACCGAGGGGTCGATGTAGAGCGGGAACTCGGTGTCCTCCCCGGTGAGCAGCCCCTGGTCCGGAATGAGACGGATGGAGTCAACGCCGATCTCGGTCTCGACCAAAGCCGTGCGGGCTCCCGTGGTCGGCGCCAGGAGCGGGTTCTCACCGGCAGCCTCGTCCTGGCCGGTGGAGTCCCACATCGCCGGGGCCTGGGCTGTGAAGACGCTCTGGCCGCCCTCGTCACCGATGGCCTCGATGTTGCCGTGTTCGTCGGCGACGACGCTCACCCCGGTGGCGTTCAGGGGGAGTTCGAGTTCGGCCAGTTCCGGGGAGGCCGCGGCCTCGGGGGTGTGCACCACCAGGACCTGGGTGAAGCCCTCCACCCCGGCGGTCAGGACCAGGTCCACGTCCGGCAGCACGTCGGCGTAGGTGGCCTGGTCGCCGTCCAGGGTCGGCGTGGGCAGGTCCGCGACCCAGTCGAGCGCGACGCTGTTCGAGCCGATGCCGATCCGGGCCATCGGGGCGTCGCCGCCGCCGGAGAAGGCGATGTCCATGCCCGCCGCCCTGGGTCGGACGAGACCGTCGTCGCCGGCGACCAGGGTGGTGTCCACGTCCACCCAGCCACCCCCGGAACGAACCCGAACGGGGATCGCGGAGACCTCGGCGGTGAAGGTGCCGTCGGGGTTGGCGAAGTGCTGGGTCTTCTCGTCCGTCAGGGACGGGATCTCCACCGGCTCCCCGGTCTGCTCCGCCAGCGCGAGCGCGTCGAACTCCTCGTTCCCGCTCTGCGTGCCTTCGCTGCTGGGCGATGTGGACTCGTCGTCGGCCGCGGCGGGTACCGCGGTCAGGAGTGACAGGGCCAGAGTGGCAGCGGTGGTCACCGCCGCTACCCGGGTCAAGGGGGAGAGCATGGGGGATGCCTGTCTTGTGTTGTCGTGGTGGAACACCGTTCCCCGAGGGACAGGGACACAGTTTCTTCAAACCGGACAGAAAGCTACTAGTCACTCTGATGAGGGCACAAGGCACACGAGAGTTTTATTGTTCGCCCCAACGAAGTCAGACCTCCACTCGAACAGGTTGACATGGGCGCAAACCTCGTTGGCCGGATCCGGCCAACGGGTTCTCGTCCCGAGGACACCGTCCTCGCGGGCACGCTGTCCTTCACCCTGTGGTCGCAGGTGCGAATACTGCTGATTCTCTACAAAGCCGCAGTTCACGGTCTGTTTTTCTGCGGGTTCGAGAGCGAGGGCCGCTACCGGGAAACCGACGTGTCCTCGCCCAGGCCAGCTTTGAGGACAGTGCCCGGCATTCTCGGGAGTACCCGTCCATGTCGCCTACGCAGCCACCGGCACCTCGTGGACGCGCTCGCGACAGTCCTGGAACCAGCCCTGCTTCTCGACGGCGACCGCGTCCAAGGTGGCCGGGGAGAGTTCTCCATGGGTGGGGAAGCTCTCAGTCCGCTTCCGGAGAGTCCTGGACCGAGACGAGTCTCGACCAACGCGGTGGAACGAGGTGTGCCCATCAGACAGGTGAGGGGCAGAGGCGGCCCGAGCAGGGGTTCCCCATCAACAGCGATGGCGAGCTCCCCGTCGGGCAGCAAAGGTCACCGGGAGAAATACCGCTTTCTTCCCGTGGTAGAAAAAATTCCATGCCAGCCAGAAGTAGCATTCCGGGCCACGAGGTCGGGAGTCCCTCGCAGGACCTGCCGCCCGGAGTGCCACAGCCGTGGGACCCCGCCGCGCCCACCTCCTCACCAGCGCCGACGGAGTCAACGGCCCCCGCCAGTTCGGACGGCGCAGCCCAGCGAAGCACCCGTCCCCCGGCGCGCGATTCCCACTTGGACAACGCCAAATTCCTCCTCATCACGCTGGTGGTGGTGGGACACGCCATCGAGCCCCTGCTCGACCAGGGAGCGGCACGGGCGCTGTACTACTGGATCTACTTCTTCCACATGCCCGCGTTCATCCTCGTCAGCGGATATCTGGCGCGCTCGTTCGACGGCTCGCCCGCACGTGTCGAGAAGCTGGTCCTGTCCGTCGCCGTGCCCTATCTGGTCTTCTGGGGCATCCATAAGGGGATCTACACGGTCGAAGGCGGTGAGCTGCCCGAAACGCTGTCCCCACTGGAGCCGACCTGGACCCTGTGGTTCCTGATCGCCCTCTTCGTGTGGCGGCTGAGTGTGCCGGTGTGGCAACGCCTCAAATATCCGGTGCTCATCGCCGTGCTGATCTCGCTTTTCGCCGCATCGGTGGAACTGGGAACGACGATGTCCCTGGGCAGGGTGCTCAGTTTCCTGCCGTTCTTCGTGCTGGGTCTGTGCCTGCGGCGAGAGCACTTCGCGCTTCTGGCGCGCACACGGGTACGCGTCGTCGCGCTCGTGTTCCTGGCCTCGACCGTGCTCCTGGCTGTTCCTCTGGCCGAGCGGTTGGACAAGGACTGGTTGTACTGGGTCCACAGTCTGACCGACCGCGCCATCGATCCGCTGCTCCCGAGTGTCCTCATCCGTCTGGGCCTCATGGGGCTGGCTCTCCTCATGACCGCGGCGTTCTTAGCCCTGGTTCCGCGACGCCGCACGTGGTTCACCGACGCTGGTCGGCACACGATGTACGTGTTCCTCTGGCATTCGGTCGCCTTCATCCTGCTCAAGGCATCGCCCTGGTACGACTCCATCGACGGTGAGAAGGGGCTGGTGGTCACCGTCCTCATAGGGCTGGCCCTCGTCCCGCTGTTGTCCTCGTCGTGGGTTCGGCGCTCCACCCACTGGGTGGTGGAACCGAAGGCCGGGCGACTTCTCCGCGAGGACGTTTCCCGGAACGGCCTCTCCGGCAGTTCCTGACGCGGCCGGAACCGGACCGGGGCGACGAGGCGCCCCGGGGCTCCGGGCAGAGCGACGACCCCCGGCTCGCGCGACACATCGGTATCAACCTGACGTAGGAGTCTTGCATCTGCCCGATAAATCATGAAGGTTTTCTCCTAGGGCAGACCCGGACGCCGCGCGCGGTGACCGCACCGGAGCGCGTCCCTTCCGGCTGCTCGCTGTCCGCACGACAGAAGCCGGAAGGAGCCCACGTTGGCGAAACCGCACCGGAACCGTCCCGCTCATCCGCCCGCCCGGGGGGCGGGCCGGGTCTCCCGAGCCGTCGCCCTGGCCGCAGCGCTCACCGCGTCGCTGCTCCACGCGCCGCACGCGGCGGCCGCCGCTCCGGCCGTCCCGGCGACGAACACCTCCGCCGAGCCGTGCGCGGTCGATCCGCAGGCGCCGCCCAAGCGGCAGATGCGCGCCGAGTGGATCTCCTCGGTGGTCAACATCGACTGGCCCAGCGAGCAGGGCCTCTCACCCGAGCGGCAGAAGGCCGAGCTGATCGACCTGTACGACCGGGCGAAGGCCGACGGGCTCAACGCCGTGTTCGTGCAGATCCGGCCGACCGCCGACGCGTTCTGGCCCTCACCGCACGAGCCCTGGTCGGAGTGGCTCACCGGCACGCAGGGCACCGACCCCGGGTACGACCCGCTGGCGTTCGCGGTCGAGGAGGCGCACGCCCGCAACCTGGAGTTCCACGGCTGGTTCAACCCCTACCGGGTGGCCATGCACGACGACCCCTCGCGCCTGGTGGCCGACCACCCGGCGCGGGTCAACCCGGACTGGGTGTTCGCCTACGGCGGCAAGCTCTACTACGACCCGGGCATCCCCGAGGTGCGCGCGTTCGTCGTCGAGGCGATGATGCACGCGGTCGAGAACTACGACCTGGACGGCGTCCACTTCGACGACTACTTCTACCCCTACCCGGTGGCGGGCGAGACGGTGCCCGACCAGGACACGTTCGCCGAGTACGGCGGAGAGTTCGGCGACATCGGGGACTGGCGGCGCGACAACGTCAACCGCATGGTCCAGGAGATGGACGAGGCGGTGCACACCGCCAAGCCGCACGTGAAGTTCGGCATCAGCCCGTTCGGGATCTGGCGCAACGACACCAGCGACCCGAACGGCTCCGACACCGGCGGGTTCGAGTCCTACAGCCAGATCTACGCCGACAGCCGCAGGTGGGTGCGCGAGGGCTGGGTGGACTACATCAACCCGCAGGTCTACTGGGAGATCGGCCTGCCCGTGGCCGACTACGCGGTGCTCGTCCCCTGGTGGGAGCAGGTCACCGAGGGCACCGACGTACACCTCTACATCGGCCAGGCCGCCTACAAGGTCGGCAACGCGGGCGCCTGGTCCGACCCGGACGAACTCTCCCGGCACCTGGACCTGAACCGCGAGTACCCGGGCGTGGACGGGGACGTCTACTTCAGCGCGAACTCGCTGCGCACCAACGCCAGGGACGCCATGGACGTCGTGGTCGAACAGCACTACGCCAACCCCGCCCTGATCCCGGTCAAGGAGGACCTGGGCGGGGCCGCTCCCGCACCGCCGGTGGTCACCGCCGCCGCCCGGGCCGACGGCGGCACCGAGCTGACCATCCGCCCCGGACGCGGCGGCAGGCCCGCCTACTACGCGGTCTACGAGCTGGAGGGCGCACCCGGACGGCAGGAGGTCCCGTGCGAAGTGCAGGACGCGCGCGCACTGATCGGCACGGTGCGCGCGGCCGAGGACGGTGGCGAGACGGTCTTCACCGCGCCCGGCGGCGGTGACGTGACCTACTACGTGACCGCCCTGGACCGGCTGCACCACGAGAGCACGACGAGCAACCCGAGGCATGTGCCCCGGGGCTGACCGGCGAACCGCGGGGCCCGGCGCGCGTGCGCCGGGCCCCGCGGCCGTTCCCCTTCGGACCTCGAACCCCGACCATCACCCGCGCACGCCTCGAACAGCGACCCCTCCTCCGCCCGGGGGACGGACAGCACCCCCGCAGCGCCCCCGCGGACCGGCGCCGCCGCGGTCTCCTCCCCCGTTTCCGTCTCCGCACACCACCGTCCCCGCTCCGGACCCGCGCCCGCGCCGCCGCGGTCCGCACCGTGGTCGGTCCGTGACACCACGGCGACGGACCGGCGAAGAACGCGCCAACTCCCCCGCCAGGACCTGGCCACGGCGCGCACCGCTGGGCCAGACTCGCCGGGACCGTTCGCTCCCCCGCTAAGGACCGCAGAGGATGACCCTCCCTCCACGCTCCCCCCGACTCCTACCCCCGCTGCTCGCCCTCGCCGTCGGCGCCGCCCTGCTCTCCCCCGCACCGGCGGCCTCCGCGTCGCCGCTCCCGGCCGAGACGGCCCAGGCCGTGGCCTCGCCCGTCGACCACGTGGACCCGTTCATCGGCTCCACGAACGGCGGCAACACCTACCCCGGCGCGGTCCGGCCGTTCGGGATGATCTCCTGGAGCCCGACCACCACCCGCGGGGACCAGACCGACACCGGCGCGGCCAACGGCTACTCCTACGACGTCACGCGGGTGCGGGGCTTCGCCCTGACCCACGTCAACGGCGCCGGGTGCCACCCCGGTGCCGCCGGTGACGTGCCGATCATGCCGGTCACCGTGCCCGTGGAGAGTTCGCCCAGCGCCGACACCCGCGACGAGGTGTACGCGAGCGACTTCGACCACGCCGACGAGTCCGCCTCCCCCGGCCGCTACACGGTGACCCTGGAGAACGGGGTGCGCACGGACCTGAGCGTCACCGACCGGGCCGGTGCCGGGGAGTTCGACTTCCCCTCGGACACCCCCGCCAGCCTGCTCTTCCGCACCTCCAACTCGCTCAACGGCAGCGAGGACGCCGACGTCCGCATCGACGCGGAGGCCCGCACGGTGAGCGGTTCGGTGCTCACCGGCGCCTTCTGCGGACAGCGCGCCAACGGCGGCGAGAACAACCGGAACTCCTACTACCGGCTGCACTTCACCGCGCACTTCGACACCCCCTTCACCGAGGTGGGCACGTGGGAGGACGGCGAGCTGAAGCCGGGGGCCACCACCGCCTCCGGGGGTGAGGGCTACGTCCGCGACCAGCGGCGGGGCCGGGGCTCGGGCGGCTACGTCTCCTTCCCCGAGGGCTCCGACGTCGGCGTGCGCGTGGGCATCTCCTACGTCAGCGCGGAGAACGCCGAGGCCAACCTCGCCGCCGAGATCGCCCCCGGGCAGAGCGTGGACGCGGTGGCCGCGTCGGCGCGCGAGGCCTGGAACCGGCGCCTGCGCACGATCAGGGTCGGCGGCGGCACCGGGGACCAGCGCACCGCCTTCTACACGGCGCTGTACCACTCCCTGCTCCAGCCCAACCTGGTGAGCGACGTCGACGGCCGCTACCCGGGCATGGACGGCGAGGCGCACCGCGTGGCGGACGGACAGGACGCCCAGTACACGAACTTCTCCGGCTGGGACCAGTACCGCGCGCAGGTCCAGCTGCTCGCGCTGCTGGAGCCCGGGGTGGCCGGGGACTTCGCGCAGTCCCTGCTCAACTTCTCCGAGCAGAACGGCGGCGTGTGGGACCGCTGGGTGCACATCAACGGGCCCACGCACGTGATGACCGGCGACCCCTCGGCCGCGACGCTGGCGACGTTCGCCGCGATGGGCGTGGACGGGTTCGACGCCGAGGCCGCCTACGCGTCCCTGCGCACCCAGGCCACCGAGCCGCACCCCGACGGCCTGTCCGACGCCGGGTGCCCGGGCCAGTGCGAGGGCCAGCGCCCGAACCTGGAGCGCTACCTCGAACTCCACTACGCGCCGCAGGACGACTGCCACTGCTGGGGCGGGGCAGCGGAGACGCTGGAGGCCTCCGTGGCCGACAACGCGCTCGCCCAGTGGGCGGAGCGCCTGGGGCGCGGGGACGACGCCGCGATGTTCGCCGAGCGCGGCGGGTACTGGCGCAACGTCTACAACCCGGAGGCCACGCCGGAGGCGGGCTACGCGCAGGCGCGCGACGCCGACGGGTCCTGGGTGAGCCCCTTCGACCCCGGGCGCGACACCGGGTTCGCGCAGGGCACGAGCGCGACCTACACGTGGATGGTGCCGCACGACGTCGGCGGCCTGGCCGAGGCGATGGGCGGCCGGGAGACCGCGGCCGAGCGCCTCGACGGGTTCTTCCGTACCCCCGACGGCGCGTGGTCGGTGGGCGGCGGCGACCCGCTGCGCTACGACCCCACCAACGAGCCGGGCATCCACGCCCCGTGGATGTACAACGCGCTCGGGCAGCCGTGGAAGACCCAGGAGACGGTGCGCGAGATCGTGGACACCCAGTACGGGACGGGGCCGGGCGGCCTGCCCGGCAACGACGACCTGGGCACGATGTCGGCCTGGTACGTGTTCTCGGCTTTGGGCCTGTTCCCGCAGGCGCCGGGGCGCGGCGAGCTGCTGCTGTCGGCTCCGGTGTTCTCCTACGCCAGGATCGCGCCGGGCGGGCGCGAGCCGATCACCGTCGTCGCCCCGAACGCCGGGCCGGACACGCCCTACATCGGTTCGGTGCGCCTGGACGGGCGGGAGCACACGCGCTCCTGGCTGCCGGAGTCCTTCCTCGGCGGGGGCGGGCGCGTCACGCACGTGCTGGTCAGTGAGCCCAACACCGCGTGGGCGACCGCTCCGGAGGACCTGCCCGTCGACCACTGAGGACGTGGTCGGGCGCCGCGCTCCCGGGCGCGGTGCCCGACCACGGCCGGGTTCCCGAGCAAGTGGGGTACCCGCCCATGATCGGGTTTCCGAACGGCCGTGGGGGCCGAGCCGACCTCCGCGTGAACGGATTCCGGAAGGGTCGTGGGGACCGCCGTGACCGTCGCGGGGTCCGGCGCGCGCCGGGCCCCGCGGCCGCTCACCCGGCGGCGTGCAGCGGGCGGGCGCGCAGGGCCGCGACGGCCGGGACCAGGCTCGCGAGCAGCCCGATGCCCACGACGGCACCGGCCAGCGGCAGGTACTGGTCCAGGGGGACGGCGAGCACCACCGTCCCGCCGCCGACGAGGGCGTGGCCCACGGCGGCCACCCCGGTCAGCGCCGTGGCGGTGCCCAGCGCCACCCCCGCCAG is drawn from Nocardiopsis dassonvillei subsp. dassonvillei DSM 43111 and contains these coding sequences:
- a CDS encoding GH92 family glycosyl hydrolase, producing MTLPPRSPRLLPPLLALAVGAALLSPAPAASASPLPAETAQAVASPVDHVDPFIGSTNGGNTYPGAVRPFGMISWSPTTTRGDQTDTGAANGYSYDVTRVRGFALTHVNGAGCHPGAAGDVPIMPVTVPVESSPSADTRDEVYASDFDHADESASPGRYTVTLENGVRTDLSVTDRAGAGEFDFPSDTPASLLFRTSNSLNGSEDADVRIDAEARTVSGSVLTGAFCGQRANGGENNRNSYYRLHFTAHFDTPFTEVGTWEDGELKPGATTASGGEGYVRDQRRGRGSGGYVSFPEGSDVGVRVGISYVSAENAEANLAAEIAPGQSVDAVAASAREAWNRRLRTIRVGGGTGDQRTAFYTALYHSLLQPNLVSDVDGRYPGMDGEAHRVADGQDAQYTNFSGWDQYRAQVQLLALLEPGVAGDFAQSLLNFSEQNGGVWDRWVHINGPTHVMTGDPSAATLATFAAMGVDGFDAEAAYASLRTQATEPHPDGLSDAGCPGQCEGQRPNLERYLELHYAPQDDCHCWGGAAETLEASVADNALAQWAERLGRGDDAAMFAERGGYWRNVYNPEATPEAGYAQARDADGSWVSPFDPGRDTGFAQGTSATYTWMVPHDVGGLAEAMGGRETAAERLDGFFRTPDGAWSVGGGDPLRYDPTNEPGIHAPWMYNALGQPWKTQETVREIVDTQYGTGPGGLPGNDDLGTMSAWYVFSALGLFPQAPGRGELLLSAPVFSYARIAPGGREPITVVAPNAGPDTPYIGSVRLDGREHTRSWLPESFLGGGGRVTHVLVSEPNTAWATAPEDLPVDH